A single region of the Triticum dicoccoides isolate Atlit2015 ecotype Zavitan chromosome 2B, WEW_v2.0, whole genome shotgun sequence genome encodes:
- the LOC119361160 gene encoding uncharacterized protein LOC119361160 → MPKVDAMLGEEGRLLFSFINVHRTIHSISIRMLHGALMTEFYERDLSMYPNAPSGAVRRTRLLSALHRNEKLRAAIDWQLVRNRAAEIAKDLIAKTLEFNDLLRLPNCRDKPHNILLIRSCSSFAGHICGFGTD, encoded by the exons ATGCCCAAGGTCGACGCGATGCTCGGCGAGGAGGGGAGGCTCCTCTTCAGCTTCATCAATGTGCACAGAACCATCCACTCCATCTCCATCCGCATGCTGCACGGCGCCCTTATGACTGAGTTTTATGAGCGCGACCTCAGCATGTATCCCAACGCCCCCTCCGGCGCCGTCAGGCGCACCCGCTTGCTCTCGGCCTTGCACCGCAACGAGAAGCTCAG GGCCGCCATCGACTGGCAACTCGTGAGGAACAGGGCTGCGGAGATCGCCAAGGATTTGATCGCCAAGACCCTCGAGTTCAATGACCTGCTGCGGTTGCCCAACTGTCGGGATAAGCCACACAACATTCTCCTTATCCGATCCTGCAGCAG TTTTGCTGGACACATATGTGGATTCGGAACTGACTAG